The genomic stretch CGTCGGGAATGTTGTCGCGGTTACGGTCGACCTGCTCGGCCTCGTACAGCTGCCGGTAGGTGCGGTTGCGCATCCGCAGAACAACGGTGGCCATCAGCGCCGCGGCCAGCGAGCCGAGCAGTACGGCGACTTTGACGTGATCGTCGCTTTCGCTGCCGGTGCCGAAGGCGAGTTCACCGATGAGCAGGGAGACGGTGAAGCCGATGCCGCCGAGCATGGCCAGGCCGACGACGTCGATCCAGGCCAGCCCGGTGTCCATCTTGGCGCGGGTGAACCGGGCGGTGAGCCAGGTGGCCAGGGTGATGCCGATGGGTTTGCCGACGATCAGGCCGGCCATGATGCCCAGGGCGATCGGGTCGGTGATCGCCGAGGTGAGTCCGTCGAAGCCGCCGACGGTGACGCCGGCGGCGAAGAACGCGAAGATCGGGACGGCCACGCCGGCGGACAGGGGGCGGAAGCGGTGCTCGAAGTGCTCGGCGAGTCCGGGGCCGTCGCCGCCGTCGTGGCGCAGAACTGGCACGGCGAAGCCGAGCAGCACGCCGGCGACGGTGGCGTGCACTCCGGATTCGTGCACCAGGGTCCAGGCAGCGAAGGCGAGCGGTAGCAGCAGCCACCACGAGCGGACGCGTCGCTGCACCAGCAGGGTGAACAGGCCCAGGGGCACGAGCGCGGCCAGCAGCGGAATGATCGAGAGGTTGGCGGTGTAGAAGACCGCGATGATGAGAATGGCCAGCAGGTCGTCGACCACGGCCAGGGTCAGCAGGAAGGTGCGTAGCGCCGAGGGCAGGAACCTGCCGATGACGGCGAGCACGGCCAGGGCGAAGGCGATGTCGGTGGCGGTGGGGATGGCCCAGCCCTTGAGCGCGCCGCCAAGGTTGAGCACGACGTAACAGAGCGCCGGCACGATGACGCCACCCAGAGCGGCCGCGACGGGAACGGCGGCCCGTCGGGGGTCGCGCAGGTCGCCGGCGACGAATTCGCGTTTGAGTTCCAGGCCGGCGACGAAGAAGAAGATCGCCAGCAATCCGTCGGCGGCCCAGGTGCCCAGCGAGAGGTCGAGGTGCAGCGCGGACGGGCCGATCTTGTAAGCGACCAGGGCGTCGTAGCGTTCGGACCAGGGGGAGTTGGCCCAGACCAGCGCTATCACCGTGCCGAGCAGCAGCAGGACGCCGCCGATCGTTTCCTTGCGCAGGACGTCGGCGATGCGGCGGGCTTCGGTCCACGATCCGCGGCTGAAGAGACGAGGTGCCTGGGTCACAGGTCGGGCTCCCATTTTTTGGGGTCGGGTCAGCACTTGCCGACCAGACTTCCCGGCGCACCAGGAGTTACCCTACCGGGTCGGCGGCGGGTGCGCTGTGATCCAGGTTGTACGTCAGGATCGCAGGTCGCGGGACCGGTAACCTGCGATACCGGCAACTGTCAGGGCCACGGCCACACCGAGCATGACGGCGGTGGGGAGCCAGTCGACGCCGGTCAGGGGCACGGGCGCCAGGTGCGCGTAGGGGGAGAGGTCGCGTACCCATGCCGGCGCGGCGATGCTTTCGGCGGTGACGAGCAGCAGGAAGCCGCCGAGCGTGGGAAGGCCGCCGATGACGCCCACCCATCGGGGCGCCCAGCCGGTCGCCAGGACGGCCGCTCCCAGACCGATCAGGATCACCGGCGTGGTGTTCCACACGCCGTGCAGGGCCGCCGTCACAGGGAGGTCGCCACCGATGGCCTTGACTCCCGCCCACGTGGCCAAGCCGGCCACGGTGACCAGCAGGGCGGCGGCCACGGCGGCCGCGGTGATCTCAGCGCCGATCAGCCGGGCCCGGCCGACCGGCTGAGCGGCCAGCAGGGCGAGCCGGCGGTCTGTCTCCGCCGCAACGAACTCGCCCATGCGGACGGCGGTGAAGCCCCCAACGGGCATGGCGAGCAGCGCGAACAGCGTGGCGGCGAACCCGGCGACACTGCCGAGTCCGGTGAACCCGGCCTTCTCGGCCTGGCCGGCCAAGGCGGGGTTGTCGGCCAGGAACTCGGTCACCGAAACCGCGGTCAGCCCGATGAGCAGGTAATAGGCGCCGATGCCGAGCGCCCAGCCGGACAACACCCGCACCACTCGTCGCACCGCGAAACCTTCCACGCTGCCCAGCAGGCGCAGCCGGGGCCGGCGACGGGTTTGCCCGGCGACCAGCCCACCGCGTACCTCGCGTCGTCCGGCGGCTGCGACCGCCGCCAGCGTCACGACGACGGTCGCGGCCAGCAGGACCAGCAGGGGCGCGACCCAGTTGTGCACGTACGGGCCGCTCAGCGCGGCCAGCCCGAACGGGGACAGCCAGCGCAGCCCGCTCAGCGAATCCACCCCGTCGCCGATCATGCGGGCGAGCAGCGTGACGCCCAGGACCGCGGCGGCTGTGCCAGTGGCCGCTGTGCGAGCGGGAAAAATCTGCGCGGCCAGGGTCGCGGTAGCGGCGAAGAACAGCCCGACCAGGCCGGTCCCGATACCGTGCACGAGCGCTCCGGACGGTGCTGTGCCGGCAGTCACCAGCGCGCCCACGATCACTCCGGCGGTGACGACCGAGACCATCATGACAGCGGCCAGATGCCGGACCACCGCACCCTTCAGCGTGACGCGGCCGGACAGCAGGACGTCCCACCGGCCGGCGTCCTCCTCACCGCGCGTGATGCGGGTGGTCGCCAGAATGGCCCAGGCCCCCAGGAGCACCGCGGTGACCGTGCCGACTCGCCACACGGTGAACCCGCCGGCCGTGTCGAGACCGATCGGCTCGCCGAACAGCGTGCGGACAGCCGGGTTGGCGGCGAGAGCTTGCAGGCTCCCGGCGGCGGCCGGGTCGGCCATCACCTGGTTGAAGGTGGTCGCGACCAGTGCGGTCATGCCCCCGGCCAGGACCGTGACGATGAGCCCACTGGGGCGGACCTGGCGGACCGCCAGACCCGTCACCGCCCGGCCGGGAGCCGGCGGGCGCACGACGGCGGTGCTCATCGGCCGGTCTCCGTGCCGTAGTAGTCGAGGAAGATCTCCTCGAGACTTGGTTCCCGTACCGCCAGGGCGGTTACCTCGGCCGTGGCCAGGCAGCGCAGGGCAGGCGCGGGCGGCCCGGTCAGGGTGAACCGCAGCCGGCCGTCACCGGTGGCAGTGACCGCCTCGACACCCGGAACCGGGCTCAGTTCGGGCGCCGGACCGGTGAAGGAGACGGTGACCTCGGAACGGTGCAAGGCCCGCAACTGGTTGATGGTGGCGACCTCGACGAGACGCCCGGCCCGCAGGATGGCGACCCGATCGCAGACGGCTTCGACCTCGGCGAGCTGGTGTGAGCTCAGAAAGACGGTCTGCCCCCGGTCGCAGGCCTCGCGGACTGCCGTGCGGAATTCGCGCTCCATGAGCGGGTCGAGGCCGCTGGTCGGCTCGTCGAGCACCAGCAGCGGCGCCCGGGTGGCGAACGCGGCGATCAGGGCGACCTTCTGCCGGTTGCCGGTCGAATAGGCGCGCGCAGGCTTGGCCGGGTCGAGGTCGAACCGCTCGATCAGCTCGTCGCGATAAGCAAGGTCGGTGCCCGGCCCGGTGCGGGCCTGCAGATGCAGGATCTCGGCTCCGGTGAGCTGCGGCCACAGCGCCACATCGGCCGGCACGTAGGCCAGCGACCGATGGGAGCGGGCGACGTCAGCGGCGTCGACACCGAACACTTCGGCGCGCCCGGCGCTCGGCCGGGCCAGGCCGAGCAGCAGCCGGATCGTGGTGGACTTGCCGGCGCCGTTAGGGCCGAGAAAGCCGAACACCTCACCAGGCCGCACGTCCAAGTGCAAGGCATCCAACGCGGTCAGAGCGCCGTAGCGCTTCGTCAAGCCAGCAGCGCGCAGCGCAGGAATGTCGGTCACGGGTAAGCCTTTCCGTCGGCATGGATCACTGACTGCCGACCAGGCTTCCCGGCGCACCTGTCGTCACCGTACTACCGCTTCGACCCCGGAGAAAGTTCGCCGCGCCAACGGACGGGATGGCCGGTGATCGATCATCGCGGAGTCGCCCGGCCTGCGGTTCCCGTACGTCAGCCCGGTGTGGCTGATCGGACGCCATGTCACCAGCAGCGATGGCAAGCAGTTCGCCGCCCGCGCCTGGTCACGCGTGCGGGGACGCCGCCACCCCGCTTGCTCATTCGCAACGCGACGACTGCTTCGGCCGGGACGTTTCAACCGCCCGGCCGGAGGCGCCACCCGCGCTCTTTTTCTTCCGGACGCGAATACGGGCGAATCGCGGGAGCCTTCGAGGGAGATCAATTGACGTATTGATGCTCGTCACGCTCCTGCGAGGGGCCTGAAAGGCATTTCCGCGCGCCGGAGGCGGGGTTGTCCGTCGATGCGCCGCGCTTTACCTTCCCAAGTCACGGCATCGACAGCACGGGGGTGCATCTCAATGCGTACGTTTCTGCCTGGGCGCCGAAAACTGTCCTGGTTGACGGCGGCCGTGGTCGCTGTCGCATCAGGAGTGCTCGTGGTCGGCGCCGCCACGGCCGAGGCGGCCGACGGCCAACCGGTCCTGGCCGACGATCTCCCCTATCCGGGCGCGGCGCAGATCCTCGCCGAGCAGAACGTCCGGCTGATCGCCGGTGACGGGCACATCCGGCTGGTGAGCTGCGCGACCCCGGTGTCCGGCGACATCGGCCTGGTGAAGGTCTACACCACTGACGAGGCGATCGGCGCGGACGGCATCGGCCGGGTCTGCTTCCGGGTCTCCGGCCCGACCGGGCTGCTCACCCTGCAGGTTCCGGGGGTGTACGAGATCCGCGGTGACGGCCTTCGCACCGGCGCCGGACACGAGATCAGTGCCGACCTGCGCACCGACGACGGCGAAGCAGTCAGTGTCGAGGTCGACCCCGACGGCAGCACCCAGGTCGGCCTGGGCGCCGACCCGCACGGCTCACCGACCACGCTGCTGCGGCTGGTAGTCGCCGACAACGGCCCGGCCGGCGCGCTGTCGTCCCATCCGTTCGTCGCGAGGGTGCTCGCGGGTGACCGCGGCTGCGCCGGGGTCCTGATCGCACCTCGATGGGTGGCTACCGCCAAGGGCTGCTACGGCGACGGCGCGGTCACCGCCGGGGCGCCGCCGCAGGAGACGCATGTGGTCGTCGGGCGGGCCGACCTGCGCAACGGCGGCGGCCACACGTCCGAGGTGGTGGAGGTCGTGCCCCGGGCGGACCGTGACCTGGTCCTGGCCCGGCTCGCCGAGCCGGCCACCGGCATCACTCCGATCGGCCTGGCCGACACCGCGCCGGGGCCGGCCGCGACGGTGCAGGCCGCGGGGTACGGACGCGGAGCTGACGGATGGCCGGGCGACCAACTGTGGCTCGGAACGTTCACGGTCACGGGCACCTCGGCCGGCACGGTCGAGCTGGCCCGAGCGGCAGGCACCACGACCAGTACCTGCTCCGGCGATGCCGGCGGGCCGGCCTTCGTCGAGGTGGACGGTGAGTACCGGTTGGCCGGCGTGCATTCGCGGTCGTGGCAGACCGGCTGCGCGGGCGTGACCGAGAGCCGGGACGTGGCCGTCACCACGCGCACCGACGACATCGCCGGCTGGATCCGGACCCAGACCCTCGACGCCTGCCGGGCGCCGGTGGAGGAGGGCTTCACGGCGCTGCGTGAGGACGGGAGCGCATCGGCGAGCCCGTGGTCCGTGGTCGGCGCCGGCAAGGTCACCGAGGCCCAATGCGAGCTGTCGCTGACAGGCGGCGCCGCGCTCGCGCAGTACACCGCGCGGCGCATGCCTGCCGCGTACACGCTGCGCCTGGACTTCAACCCGGCGGCCGCGGACGCCGATGCCGGTGTCGTCGTCGGCCTCCCGCGCGTCACCGACGCTGCCGGCACCCGGGGTGTCCCGGTCCGGACAACCACCGGCGGCACGGCCGGCGCCTCGGCCGGAGTCTGGAACGCGCTGGAGATCACGGTGGCACAACGGCGGGTCACGGTGCGGATCAACAGCACGCTCGTCGACGACTTCACCGTCAGCGACCCGTCCCTCTTGCTGGCCTCCGGCTTCCTCGGGCTGCGGGCCGATGCGGCCCACCCGAAGGTCCGGTTCCGCAACCTCCGGGTACGCGCCGACCAGCCCGGCGTTGACGCCGGCACGGTTCCCGTGCTGTACAACTACAACAACGCGTTGACCCGGATGTTTCTGTTCCAGGGCGTCGGCGGCCCGCAGGCGGCCGCCCCGCGGCTCGCTTGGGATTCCGGCACCGGTAACTGGGAGGCCGCTCGCACCCGGCCGATCTCGGGCGACTTCGACGGCAACGGCACGACCGACGTGGCCGCCTTCTACAACTACGGCAGCGGCCTCAGCCGGCTGTTCCTGTTCCGCGGCGTCACGGGCACCGGTGTCGCACCGGTCCAGGTGTGGAGCTCCGCGGCCGGCGGCTGGGACTCGAACCGGATGAAGGCCGTGCCCGGGGACTTCGACGGTGACGGCAAGACCGAGATCGCGGCCTACTACAACTACGACAACTCGCTGACCAGGCTGTGGCTCTTCGACAACATCGACACCGGCACGACGGCCCGTCAGGTCTGGGACTCCGGCGTGGGCGCCTGGGACTGGAACCGGATGAAGGCCGTGCCCGGGGACTTCGACGGCGACGGCAAGACCGAGATCGCCGCCTACTACGCCTCCGACGGCGCCCTGACCCGGCTGTTCCTGTTCCGCGATGTCGCCGGATCCACGGTGCCCGTCACCCAGGTCTGGGACTCCGGTGCGGGCGCGTGGGAGGGCAGCCGGCTCACCCCGCTGCCCGGCGACTTCGACGGCGATGGACGAACCGACATCGCCGCGTTCTACGACTACGGCAACGCGCACACCCGGCTGTTCCGCTTCACCGATGTCGCCACCGCGGCGAGCGTGGCGCAGGCCTGGGAAGGCGGCCCGAACAACTGGAACGCGGCCAAGGCCAAGGCCGTGACCGGCGACTTCGACGGCAACGGCAAGTCGGACCTCGCCGCCTTCTACGACTACGGCAACTCCCAGATCAAGCTGTGGCGGTTCACCGCCGTCGACGCGACCGCCCAGCCCGCGCAGGCGTGGGACTCCGGTCCCGGTGCTTGGGAATGGCCGCGGGTGCTGACCGCCGGCTGAACCGCCGCTTGGCACTGATGCTCGTAAGGGGATGGAGTCGTCATGACGCGCTTTTCCACGCCCGCGCCGGTCCGCCGCAGCCTCATCGCCGTGCTCGCCGCCCTGGCGGTGTTCGCCGGCCTGCTGCGCGCCGCACCAGCCCGGGCCGAGGACCCACCGATCACGGCCGACCGCTCGGCGGTGTTGCTGGCCTGGCAGGACGGCGGCGCACAGGTGCGCCGCGCCGCCGAGGCCGCGCTCACCGGTGGCGACGACCAGATACGCGCCTTTCTCGACGGCGGGGCCGCGCGGGCCCAGCGGCAGGACGAGCGCGACGCCGTCCTCGCCGCCATCGGCGACAGTGGCCCGGCCGTGCGGGCCGCGGCCCGCACGGCGCTGGACACCGCTGACGATGACGTCCTGGCCGCCTTCCTCGACCACGGCTGGCGATCCGCTTCCGAGATCGACGCCCGTGTCCGGGTCAACCAGCTCATGGCCGTGGGTGGCGACCAGGTCAAGCAGGCCGGTCAGCAGGCCCTGGACTCGGAGAGCCCGGCGAAGCTCCGTCAGTTCTTGGATACCGGCTGGCAGGCGCAATGGCAGACCGATCAACGGCTACGGGTCAACCAGGCCATGCAGACCGGCGGCCCGGAGGTCCGGACGGCCGGCCAGCGGGCCCTCGACGCCGGCACGGCCGAGGCGCTCGAGTCCTTCCTGGAGTACGGCTGGGCGGTCGCCGCGTCGTGGGACGAGGAGACCGCAACCCTGACCGGGCTGCTCGCCCAGGCGGAGGCCGCCGGAACGCTGGCAGCCCAGGAGACCCAGCGGGCCACCGAGGAGGCCGAGAAGGCCCGTGCCGCGGCCGAGGCGGCTCGTAAGGCCGCAGCCGAGGCGGCCGCGGCGACCGATGCCGCCCGCAACGACACCGCCGAGGCCGCAGCCCAGGCGAAGCGGGCCGCGGACGCCGCGCAGAAGGCCGCCGCCTCGGCGAAGGTGGCGGTGCAGGCCGCCGCGGCCGCCAATCGGGCCGCCCGGGCGGCGGCGACCGCCGCCCAGCGTGCCGCGTCGGCCGCGTCACGCGCCGAGCAGGCGGCGACCAGCGCCTACCGGGCAGCCGCAGACGCCGCCACGGATGCCACCAAGGCCGCGACCGCCCGGCAGGCCGCGCAGACCGCCCGCGACATGGCCAAGAAGGCCCGCGAGTTCGCGGACACGGCAGACCAGGCCGGCAAGGCCATCCAGGCCGGGCACAGCGCGGTCGCCGCGGCGAAGTCCGCCGCCCAGCACGCGAAGGAAGCCGCTGCCGCCAACGACCAGGCGGTCCAATACGCCAAGAACGCCGGTGCC from Paractinoplanes brasiliensis encodes the following:
- the nhaA gene encoding Na+/H+ antiporter NhaA, giving the protein MGARPVTQAPRLFSRGSWTEARRIADVLRKETIGGVLLLLGTVIALVWANSPWSERYDALVAYKIGPSALHLDLSLGTWAADGLLAIFFFVAGLELKREFVAGDLRDPRRAAVPVAAALGGVIVPALCYVVLNLGGALKGWAIPTATDIAFALAVLAVIGRFLPSALRTFLLTLAVVDDLLAILIIAVFYTANLSIIPLLAALVPLGLFTLLVQRRVRSWWLLLPLAFAAWTLVHESGVHATVAGVLLGFAVPVLRHDGGDGPGLAEHFEHRFRPLSAGVAVPIFAFFAAGVTVGGFDGLTSAITDPIALGIMAGLIVGKPIGITLATWLTARFTRAKMDTGLAWIDVVGLAMLGGIGFTVSLLIGELAFGTGSESDDHVKVAVLLGSLAAALMATVVLRMRNRTYRQLYEAEQVDRNRDNIPDVYQQ
- a CDS encoding trypsin-like serine protease, whose translation is MRTFLPGRRKLSWLTAAVVAVASGVLVVGAATAEAADGQPVLADDLPYPGAAQILAEQNVRLIAGDGHIRLVSCATPVSGDIGLVKVYTTDEAIGADGIGRVCFRVSGPTGLLTLQVPGVYEIRGDGLRTGAGHEISADLRTDDGEAVSVEVDPDGSTQVGLGADPHGSPTTLLRLVVADNGPAGALSSHPFVARVLAGDRGCAGVLIAPRWVATAKGCYGDGAVTAGAPPQETHVVVGRADLRNGGGHTSEVVEVVPRADRDLVLARLAEPATGITPIGLADTAPGPAATVQAAGYGRGADGWPGDQLWLGTFTVTGTSAGTVELARAAGTTTSTCSGDAGGPAFVEVDGEYRLAGVHSRSWQTGCAGVTESRDVAVTTRTDDIAGWIRTQTLDACRAPVEEGFTALREDGSASASPWSVVGAGKVTEAQCELSLTGGAALAQYTARRMPAAYTLRLDFNPAAADADAGVVVGLPRVTDAAGTRGVPVRTTTGGTAGASAGVWNALEITVAQRRVTVRINSTLVDDFTVSDPSLLLASGFLGLRADAAHPKVRFRNLRVRADQPGVDAGTVPVLYNYNNALTRMFLFQGVGGPQAAAPRLAWDSGTGNWEAARTRPISGDFDGNGTTDVAAFYNYGSGLSRLFLFRGVTGTGVAPVQVWSSAAGGWDSNRMKAVPGDFDGDGKTEIAAYYNYDNSLTRLWLFDNIDTGTTARQVWDSGVGAWDWNRMKAVPGDFDGDGKTEIAAYYASDGALTRLFLFRDVAGSTVPVTQVWDSGAGAWEGSRLTPLPGDFDGDGRTDIAAFYDYGNAHTRLFRFTDVATAASVAQAWEGGPNNWNAAKAKAVTGDFDGNGKSDLAAFYDYGNSQIKLWRFTAVDATAQPAQAWDSGPGAWEWPRVLTAG
- a CDS encoding polyketide antibiotic transporter, translated to MSTAVVRPPAPGRAVTGLAVRQVRPSGLIVTVLAGGMTALVATTFNQVMADPAAAGSLQALAANPAVRTLFGEPIGLDTAGGFTVWRVGTVTAVLLGAWAILATTRITRGEEDAGRWDVLLSGRVTLKGAVVRHLAAVMMVSVVTAGVIVGALVTAGTAPSGALVHGIGTGLVGLFFAATATLAAQIFPARTAATGTAAAVLGVTLLARMIGDGVDSLSGLRWLSPFGLAALSGPYVHNWVAPLLVLLAATVVVTLAAVAAAGRREVRGGLVAGQTRRRPRLRLLGSVEGFAVRRVVRVLSGWALGIGAYYLLIGLTAVSVTEFLADNPALAGQAEKAGFTGLGSVAGFAATLFALLAMPVGGFTAVRMGEFVAAETDRRLALLAAQPVGRARLIGAEITAAAVAAALLVTVAGLATWAGVKAIGGDLPVTAALHGVWNTTPVILIGLGAAVLATGWAPRWVGVIGGLPTLGGFLLLVTAESIAAPAWVRDLSPYAHLAPVPLTGVDWLPTAVMLGVAVALTVAGIAGYRSRDLRS
- a CDS encoding ABC transporter ATP-binding protein → MPALRAAGLTKRYGALTALDALHLDVRPGEVFGFLGPNGAGKSTTIRLLLGLARPSAGRAEVFGVDAADVARSHRSLAYVPADVALWPQLTGAEILHLQARTGPGTDLAYRDELIERFDLDPAKPARAYSTGNRQKVALIAAFATRAPLLVLDEPTSGLDPLMEREFRTAVREACDRGQTVFLSSHQLAEVEAVCDRVAILRAGRLVEVATINQLRALHRSEVTVSFTGPAPELSPVPGVEAVTATGDGRLRFTLTGPPAPALRCLATAEVTALAVREPSLEEIFLDYYGTETGR